One genomic region from Rattus norvegicus strain BN/NHsdMcwi chromosome 10, GRCr8, whole genome shotgun sequence encodes:
- the Bahcc1 gene encoding BAH and coiled-coil domain-containing protein 1 isoform X1, which translates to MDGRDFAPPPPHLLSERGSLGHRSAAAAARLAPAGPAAQPAAHFQPGKYFPSPLPMASHTASSRLMGNPPASSFMGSFLTSSLGSAASAHPNGPTSSPSEPAYRGSHPATSQIWFSHSHEAPAYPRFSGSLASTFLPVSHLDHHGNSNVLYGQHRFYGTQKDNFYLRNLPPQPAILPANHNFHGVPRATPTHPIGSCSRDRIEAASLQKGPKEFDRFLMGKELGKEKASKVAEGRERPVVEEESSKDRQKLVPPMPAEGPCKETGPAPRGSCEGRPKHLTSCLLNTKVLNGDMGKASMASCAGGMLGRPGTGVAAPGRCAKEVSGPVEPGPAFSECLERRQMLHHAVSYTVPSGLPTGPPPPLSTGPAGSFPCLQLHAGPDGLCPLQDKVSRDLKASGPTFVPSVGHLADKSHSFQVTEACAVAGDGKDRHLDAAMAPDHAPYGVSYAHLKAESKGERRPGGFEAALHPRLKGLEYLSSGPEAPFPGLPKGNLDKGGYFELPTSQDCARSNHQDPLGGKTTQACCTLDKVANKEAPAGPPGGQKVARIRHQQHLVAPEVESGGSGAESKRKSVELASLGYSGHHMPPWGVQTGHDTSMAIIEERKGSAYLDPFGSGLQQAALLSQELPTPQDEVSAMKNLLKYSNQALVVGQKAPFVGLGGLKASCVQQEAKFPATKGPGPVERPDCARSREHEAPTHGDGEVRQPPVGIAVALARQKDTVSRPDAAYNTNSGRQGRAAPTFKAAGGPRATHTLDLESEEERSRACEDRLGLPGRELLLQDNKDLVEFARIHPSSSCPGDLPPHLMMQGGQLGGDPAPHPHPAHPHWLPRTRSPSLWMGGHSYGLGHPALHQNLPPGFPASVPGSMPSVFPLPQDAATQLVILPSEPTPHTTPHTLAEVMDQASLWPPMYGARGPASHMQHPGQLPVYSRSQLLRQQELYALQHQQQQQQQQQQQQQQQQQQQQQQQQQQQQQQQQQQQHRATQALELQRAAQFQRKPEDRHMELEEAAREKAPKSTHKPVALTPMAKGTPSSTTAGLVKLSPCCQSPTLKTPASCPTPPPRPSAPCTLPICPTGSPGPGSKLPSTKDKSEEGQRAGTDLTALEPDLPPRLNPSTGVDFSLPSDVHSSDLPDPKTMQTTTPGTRPEPTRTFLPGEPPPCSPRNLEEPGLLSRTRDATQDLAILPPPVEGGLPPGKAEDPSPLEGLQALKFGDLLEGGGTEATGQTNSTQGGTQNERTVDQGVPQPSLGATPQALEQVAGSPVALDKDEGPQKAPDVAQLQEEETQLEENGGDSEVDWGTPNHSHPPKALPGLDALVAATVDLGDLPDISLPDAQTPAASVPLGTAPQPHTSGIHGIALLSELADLEIQQQKSELALQAEDEDVLAFNLQHLATLATAWSLVEAASLDNSVASLQAPAADPDRGPRLTPRMQILQRKDTWAPKTKPVCPLKAAIDRLDTQEVEMRMQLAELQRRYKEKQRELARLQRRHDHEREESSRSPARRGPGRPRKRKHSSSLPALRPGGQLARSDSKKAKAVRASLSLLCAELRGDEPPRKRSKLEKSPYTGLQTASSEKVRCKKSCGPAELSSSMAHKVAQLKPKVKSKGLPASLSAFQRKEAAPGGRIRKKLSRAKSVKVSGAARHPHPNGDSGREMPKFQTQPAVAVAHEAGNGYDSEDCQALLETEAAPREPGLVLHPGAVLGPSPSSVVKMEANQKAKKKKERQGLLGACRLSSPEGEVKIKRRTVKTKVGPKLERAPGRRPPGAPGKKKAKGKAKTGLRAEPGNATSRDSLFNPTRTFACREEGSKLASERLKRATRKSAMLQPVLRRKNGALSIALSARNAKAILGKSRKLTKVNREAVSKQGQGRAVSRLLESFAVEDDFEFDDDDDSSFSDEEEEEEEAGVQLSEEQSAALARSCTIHKEDLQDGLPVLIPKEDSLLYAGSVRTLQPPDIYSIVIEGERGNRQRIYSLEQLLQEAVLDVRPQSSRYLPPGTRVCAYWSQKSRCLYPGNVVRGASSDEEDLDSVVVEFDDGDTGHIAVSNIRLLPPDFKIQCTEPSPALLVSSSCRRTKKAASESHPPSEAPTPSLSPKVQDGPETSKTPGKKSGCKDKAGKVDLLTSGAKSPTGASDHFLGRRGSPLLSWSAVAQTKRKAVAAAAAGGKGPGVLQNLFQLNGSTKKLRARDTLFPMHSMAAPVFGNSFRADSFSSLASSYTPFLGGAGAGLPGGAHKLLRAKKAERAEVEKAGRRRAGSEFLVKLDHEGVTSPKNKNCKALLMSDKDFGPKLGRPLASPSYTHPALIGKDKKGRAPVHPLHMGLALRKYPLPCDSDCPSSYSDEDEDGPGLATGVPSRFLTRLSMSSSSSGSSTSSSSGSVSTSSLCSSDNEDSSYSSDDEDPTLLLQTCLTRPVPALLAPPEALRSKGSSPHAHAHAQRCFLSRAGVTGAGAGAGPGVSKSKFKRKEALSFSKAKELSRRQRLPSVENRPKISAFLPARQLWKWSGNPTQRRGMKGKARKLFYKAIVRGKETLRIGDCAVFLSAGRPNLPYIGRIESLWESWGSNMVVKVKWFYHPEETKLGKRQSDGKNALYQSCHEDENDVQTISHKCQVVGREQYEQMMRGRKYQDQQDLYYLAGTYDPTTGRLVTADGVPVLC; encoded by the exons CCAGCAGCCGTCTGATGGGAAACCCCCCAGCCTCCTCTTTCATGGGCAGCTTCCTCACCAGCAGCCTGGGCTCAGCTGCGTCTGCACACCCCAACGGCCCCACATCCTCTCCTTCTGAGCCGGCCTACCGAGGATCCCACCCTGCCACCTCTCAGATCTGGTTCTCCCACTCCCACGAAG CTCCTGCGTACCCCAGATTTTCGGGGAGTCTGGCATCTACCTTCCTACCCGTGAGCCACTTGGATCACCATGGAAACAGCAATGTTCTCTATGGGCAACATCGTTTCTATGGAACCCAAAAAG ATAACTTCTACCTGCGCAACCTGCCCCCACAGCCTGCAATCCTACCTGCCAACCACAACTTCCACGGAGTGCCCCgagccacccccacccaccccatcggCTCCTGCAGCCGGGACCGTATTGAGGCTGCCTCACTGCAGAAGGGTCCTAAGGAGTTTGACCGCTTCCTCATGGGGAAAGAGCTGGGCAAAGAGAAAGCTAGTAAGGTAGCAGAGGGCAGGGAGCGGCCAGTGGTGGAGGAAGAAAGCAGTAAAGATCGACAGAAGCTGGTGCCACCCATGCCTGCTGAGGGGCCCTGCAAGGAGACGGGACCCGCACCCCGGGGGTCCTGTGAGGGCCGCCCCAAACACCTCACTTCCTGCCTACTCAACACCAAGGTACTCAATGGAGACATGGGCAAGGCCTCGATGGCCAGTTGTGCAGGGGGTATGCTGGGAAGGCCCGGAACAGGCGTGGCAGCACCTGGACGCTGTGCCAAGGAGGTGTCAGGCCCCGTGGAGCCTGGGCCAGCCTTCAGCGAGTGCCTGGAGCGGCGGCAGATGCTACATCACGCTGTGTCCTACACAGTGCCCTCCGGCCTGCCTACCGGGCCACCCCCGCCCCTCAGCACGGGCCCAGCAGGCTCTTTCCCCTGTCTGCAGCTCCATGCAGGTCCAGATGGGCTCTGCCCCCTGCAGGACAAAGTCTCCCGGGACCTAAAGGCCAGCGGGCCCACCTTTGTGCCTTCTGTGGGACACCTGGCTGACAAGAGCCACTCTTTCCAAGTAACAGAGGCCTGTGCCGTGGCAGGTGATGGCAAGGACCGGCACCTAGACGCGGCCATGGCCCCTGACCATGCACCCTATGGAGTCTCCTATGCCCACCTAAAGGCCGAGAGCAAGGGTGAACGGCGACCTGGGGGCTTTGAGGCGGCCCTCCACCCCCGGCTGAAAGGCCTGGAGTATCTCAGTTCAGGCCCTGAGGCCCCCTTCCCTGGCCTTCCCAAAGGCAATCTGGACAAAGGTGGCTACTTTGAGTTACCCACGTCACAGGACTGTGCCCGGTCCAATCACCAAGACCCACTGGGTGGAAAGACCACCCAGGCTTGCTGCACTTTAGACAAAGTGGCCAACAAAGAGGCCCCTGCTGGCCCTCCGGGGGGCCAGAAGGTAGCCAGGATCCGTCATCAGCAGCACTTGGTGGCTCCTGAAGTAGAATCAGGAGGCAGCGGGGCTGAGTCTAAGCGCAAGTCCGTGGAGCTGGCTTCTCTGGGTTACAGCGGGCACCATATGCCTCCGTGGGGCGTTCAGACAGGCCACGACACCTCCATGGCCATCATCGAGGAACGAAAGGGCAGTGCCTACCTTGACCCTTTTGGGAGTGGCCTCCAGCAGGCAGCCCTCCTGTCCCAGGAGCTGCCCACCCCACAAGATGAGGTCTCGGCCATGAAGAATCTGCTCAAGTACAGCAACCAAGCCCTGGTTGTGGGCCAGAAGGCTCCCTTTGTGGGCCTGGGTGGCCTCAAAGCCAGCTGTGTCCAGCAGGAAGCCAAGTTTCCAGCCACTAAGGGCCCAGGCCCTGTGGAAAGACCCGACTGCGCTCGAAGCAGGGAGCACGAGGCCCCCACACACGGAGACGGGGAGGTGCGGCAGCCACCTGTGGGCATCGCAGTGGCCTTGGCCCGGCAGAAGGACACAGTCAGCCGGCCGGATGCAGCCTACAATACCAACAGTGGGCGGCAGGGCAGGGCCGCCCCCACCTTCAAAG CTGCTGGAGGACCGCGTGCCACCCACACGCTGGACCTGGAGAGTGAAGAGGAAAGGTCACGGGCGTGCGAGGACCGCCTGGGGCTGCCTGGCCGTGAGCTGCTGTTACA AGACAACAAAGACCTCGTGGAATTTGCCCGGATCCACCCTTCAAGCAGCTGCCCTGGAGACCTGCCCCCCCACCTCATGATGCAAGGCGGCCAGCTGGGCGGGgacccagccccccacccccatcccgcCCACCCCCACTGGCTGCCCCGCACCCGAAGTCCCTCCTTGTGGATGGGGGGGCATTCCTATG GCCTCGGACACCCTGCCCTGCACCAGAACCTACCCCCCGGCTTCCCAGCTTCTGTGCCCGGCTCTATGCCCtcagtgttccccctcccccaagacgCAGCCACACAGCTGGTCATCTTGCCCTCCGaacccacaccccacaccacccCTCACACACTCG CTGAAGTTATGGACCAGGCCTCACTGTGGCCTCCCATGTATGGGGCCCGGGGCCCTGCCTCACACATGCAGCACCCTGGCCAGCTCCCCGTGTACTCTCGGTCCCAGCTGCTTCGGCAGCAAGAACTGTATGCACTGCAGcaccaacagcagcaacagcagcagcagcaacaacagcaacaacaacagcagcagcagcagcagcaacagcagcagcagcaacagcagcagcagcaacagcagcagcaacatcgGGCCACACAGGCCCTGGAGCTACAGCGAGCTGCCCAGTTCCAG CGCAAGCCTGAGGATCGACACATGGAACTGGAGGAAGCTGCCCGGGAGAAGGCCCCAAAGTCCACCCACAAGCCAGTTGCCTTAACCCCCATGGCCAAGGGCACCCCCTCATCCACCACCGCAGGCCTAGTCAAGCTGTCACCCTGCTGCCAGTCACCCACTCTAAAGACCCCTGCTAGTTGCCCCACACCACCACCTCGGCCCAGCGCCCCCTGCACTTTACCCATCTGCCCCACTGGCAGCCCAGGGCCTGGCTCCAAGTTGCCTAGTACCAAGGACAAGAGTGAGGAGGGCCAGCGGGCTGGAACCGACCTTACCGCGCTGGAACCAG ACCTGCCTCCAAGATTGAACCCCTCAACTGGCGTGGACTTCTCCCTCCCTTCAGACGTgcactcttctgacctcccagACCCCAAAACTATGCAAACCACTACCCCAGGGACTCGGCCTGAGCCCACAAGGACGTTCCTACCTGGGGAGCCACCCCCCTGTAGCCCCAGGAACTTAGAAGAACCTGGACTACTCTCAAGGACCAGGGATGCCACCCAGGACCTTGCCATCCTACCCCCTCCTGTTGAGGGAGGACTCCCACCAGGGAAGGCAGAAGACCCCAGCCCACTCGAGGGGTTACAAGCACTGAAATTTGGAGACCTCCTTGAGGGAGGGGGAACTGAGGCTACTGGCCAGACTAATTCTACTCAGGGAGGGACGCAAAATGAGAGGACTGTGGATCAGGGGGTACCACAGCCCTCTTTGGGGGCTACCCCTCAAGCACTGGAACAGGTAGCAGGGAGCCCAGTTGCCCTGGACAAGGATGAAGGTCCACAGAAGGCCCCTGATGTGGCCCAGCTACAGGAGGAGGAGACCCAGCTGGAGGAGAATGGGGGGGACTCGGAGGTGGACTGGGGGACTCCCAACCATAGCCACCCACCCAAAGCACTGCCAGGCTTGGATGCCTTGGTGGCCGCCACTGTGGACCTAGGGGACCTGCCTGACATTAGCCTGCCGGATGCTCAGACCCCAGCAGCCTCTGTGCCCCTTGGCACGGCCCCTCAGCCCCATACCTCAGGGATTCATGGGATTGCCCTGCTCAGTGAGCTGGCTGACCTGGAGATCCAGCAGCAGAAGAGTGAGCTGGCCCTGCAAG CAGAGGATGAGGATGTGCTGGCCTTCAACCTGCAGCACCTGGCCACACTGGCCACAGCCTGGTCCCTAGTGGAGGCTGCTAGCCTGGACAACTCAGTCGCTTCACTGCAGGCCCCGGCTGCTGACCCAGACAGAGGCCCCAGGCTCACCCCTAGGATGCAGATCCTACAGCGCAAGGACACCTGGGCCCCTAAAACCAAGCCT GTATGTCCCCTGAAGGCTGCCATCGATCGGCTGGACACACAGGAAGTGGAGATGCGTATGCAGCTGGCAGAACTGCAGAGGCGCTACAAGGAGAAGCAGCGGGAGCTGGCTCGCCTGCAGCGCAGGCACGACCATGA GAGGGAGGAGAGCTCTCGGAGCCCTGCGAGACGTGGACCTGGCCGGCCAAGAAAGCGCAAACACTCAAGCTCGCTGCCCGCTCTGCGTCCCGGGGGCCAGCTTGCCAGAAGTGATAGCAAGAAAGCCAA GGCTGTTCGTGCCAGCCTAAGTCTGCTGTGTGCCGAGCTACGAGGGGATGAGCCCCCACGGAAGCGAAGCAAACTGGAAAAGAGTCCTTACACTGGCCTACAGACAGCTTCCTCG GAGAAGGTGCGGTGCAAGAAGAGCTGTGGCCCAGCCGAGTTGTCATCCTCAATGGCCCACAAGGTGGCCCAGTTGAAGCCAAAGGTCAAGAGCAAGGGGCTGCCAGCCAGCCTCAGTGCCTTCCAGCGCAAAGAGGCCGCCCCAGGTGGGCGCATCCGGAAGAAGCTCTCTAGAGCCAAGAGTGTCAAGGTGTCAGGGGCGGCACGGCATCCACACCCCAATGGGGACAGTGGCAGGGAGATGCCCAAATTCCAAACCCAACCAGCAGTGGCTGTGGCCCACGAGGCAGGCAA CGGCTATGACAGTGAGGACTGccaggcactcctggagacagagGCCGCTCCCAGGGAGCCCGGGCTGGTTTTGCACCCAGGGGCAGTGCTGGGACCTTCACCTTCCTCCGTGGTCAAGATGGAAGCCAACCAGAAggccaagaagaaaaaggagaggcaGGGCTTGCTAG GGGCCTGCCGCCTGTCCAGCCCCGAAGGCGAGGTTAAGATCAAGAGACGGACGGTGAAGACCAAGGTGGGCCCCAAGCTGGAGCGGGCGCCGGGGCGGAGGCCCCCAGGTGCACCGGGCAAGAAGAAAGCCAAGGGCAAGGCAAAAACCGGCCTCCGTGCGGAGCCTGGGAACGCCACAAGCAGGGATTCCCTTTTTAACCCCACCCGGACCTTTGCCTGCCGAGAGGAGGGCAGCAAACTTGCCAGTGAGCGCCTCAAGAGAGCCACGCGCAAGAGCGCCATGTTGCAGCCAGTCCTGAGG CGGAAGAACGGGGCCTTATCCATCGCCCTGTCAGCCCGCAATGCCAAGGCCATTCTGggaaagagcaggaagctgacgAAGGTGAACAGAGAGGCTGTCAGCAAGCAG GGCCAGGGCCGAGCGGTGAGCCGGCTGCTGGAGAGCTTTGCTGTGGAAGATGACTTTGAGtttgacgacgacgacgacagcagcttctcagatgaggaagaggaagaggaggaagccgGTGTCCAGCTCAGCGAAGAGCAGAGTGCTGCCCTGG CGCGATCCTGCACCATCCACAAGGAAGACCTACAGGATGGACTGCCTGTGTTGATTCCAAAGGAGGACAGTCTGCTGTATGCAGGCAGTGTCAGGACTCTGCAACCCCCCGATAT CTACAGCATCGTcattgagggagagagaggcaaccGGCAGCGTATCTACTCACTGGAGCAGCTGCTGCAGGAGGCG GTTCTTGATGTCCGGCCACAGTCCAGTCGGTACCTCCCACCTGGCACCCGGGTCTGTGCCTACTGGAGTCAGAAGTCTCGGTGCCTATACCCAGGCAATGTGGTTCGAG GTGCTTCTAGCGATGAAGAAGACCTGGACTCTGTGGTGGTGGAGTTCGATGACGGAGACACGGGCCACATAGCTGTCTCTAACATCAGGCTGCTGCCTCCGGACTTCAAGATCCAGT GTACAGAGCCCTCGCCAGCCCTGTTGGTGTCCAGCAGCTGCCGGAGGACCAAAAAAGCAGCCAGTGAGAGCCACCCACCCAGCGAAGCCCCTACTCCCAGCCTGTCCCCTAAAGTGCAGGATGGCCCTGAAACTTCTAAGACCCCTGGGAAGAAATCTGGCTGCAAAGACAAAGCCG GCAAAGTCGACCTCCTAACCTCAGGTGCCAAGTCCCCCACGGGGGCCTCAGACCACTTCCTAGGCCGCAGAGGCAGCCCCCTGCTGAGCTGGTCAGCAGTGGCTCAGACCAAGCGGAAAGCCGTGGCTGCGGCAGCAGCAGGTGGCAAAGGGCCAGGGGTACTGCAGAACCTCTTCCAGCTCAACGGAAGCACCAAGAAGCTGCGGGCCCGGGACACCCTGTTTCCCATGCATAGCATGGCTGCCCCTGTGTTTGGGAACAGCTTCCGAGCTGACTCCTTCAGCAGCCTGGCCAGTTCCTACACACCCTTCCTTGGAGGGGCTGGGGCAGGCCTTCCCGGAGGAGCCCACAAGCTGCTTCGGGCCAAGAAGGCTGAGCGGGCTGAAGTAGAAAAGGCCGGGAGGCGGCGGGCAGGCAGCGAGTTTCTGGTTAAGCTGGACCATGAGGGTGTGACCTCTCCCAAGAACAAAAACTGCAAGGCCCTGCTCATGAGCGACAAGGACTTTGGACCCAAGCTGGGGCGACCTCTGGCCAGCCCCAGTTACACACACCCAGCCCTCATTGGCAAGGACAAGAAGGGGCGGGCACCTGTGCATCCGCTACATATGGGACTGGCTCTGCGAAAGTACCCACTGCCCTGTGATAGTGACTGTCCCAGCTCCTACTccgatgaggatgaggatgggcCGGGGCTAGCCACCGGTGTTCCCTCCCGATTCCTCACCCGCCTATCCATGTCGTCGTCGTCCTCCGGCTCGTCCACGTCCTCTTCCTCAGGCTCCGTGTCCACTTCCAGCCTCTGTTCCTCAGACAATGAGGACTCATCTTACAGCTCAGATGACGAGGACCCCACCTTGCTGCTGCAGACCTGTCTCACCCGTCCCGTACCCGCTCTCCTGGCCCCACCCGAAGCCCTGCGCTCTAAGGGTAGCAGCCCCCACGCCCACGCCCACGCCCAGCGCTGCTTCCTGTCCAGGGCTGGGGTGActggtgcaggtgcaggtgccgGCCCCGGTGTTAGCAAATCCAAGTTCAAGCGTAAGGAGGCCCTGAGCTTCTCCAAAGCCAAAGAGCTTTCTCGGAGGCAACGGCTGCCCTCCGTAGAAAACCGGCCAAAGATCTCAGCCTTCCTGCCCGCCCGGCAGCTCTGGAAGTGGTCGGGAAACCCCACACAG AGACGAGGCATGAAGGGGAAAGCCAGGAAGCTGTTCTACAAGGCCATCGTCCGAGGCAAGGAGACGCTGCGCATTGGGGACTGCGCAGTCTTCCTTTCGGCCGGACGGCCCAACCTGCCCTACATCGGCCGCATCGAGAGCTTGTGGGAGTCATGGGGCAGCAACATGGTGGTGAAGGTCAAATGGTTCTACCACCCTGAGGAGACCAAGCTGGGGAAACGGCAGAGTGACGGGAAG AATGCACTATACCAGTCCTGTCACGAAGATGAGAATGATGTGCAGACCATCTCGCACAAGTGCCAAGTGGTGGGCCGGGAGCAGTATGAACAGATGATGCGGGGCCGCAAGTACCAGGACCAGCAGGACCTCTACTACTTGGCAGGCACCTATGATCCTACTACTGGGCGCCTGGTGACAGCCGACGGCGTGCCCGTCCTGTGCTga